Proteins encoded within one genomic window of Ictidomys tridecemlineatus isolate mIctTri1 unplaced genomic scaffold, mIctTri1.hap1 Scaffold_40, whole genome shotgun sequence:
- the LOC144373460 gene encoding transport and Golgi organization protein 1 homolog: MENKKTIEKLKDVISVNTSELSELHIVLNEAKLREEKVKLECCQLQKENTMLKKKKEQLQQEVKDWSTSHAELSEQMKSFEKSQKDLQVTLSLKDDTINALTNYITQLNRLQCESESEDQSRDESDELTNGELAGDRNEKIKDQIKQMMDVSRTQTTISVVEEDLKLLQLKQSTLMSTICNLEDQIKKLESDCNSLRSSKAEVEEECKTLRQKVEILNELYQQNEMALQKKLSHEEYERLEKEQRLSAADETVVSAVQEVKNYKWRIEELEEELQKTERSFKNQIAVQEKKAHDNWLKARSAERAIAEEKREAANLRQKLLEMTQKMAMQQDEPIIVKPMLGRPNLQNPPLRGPLNHNGSFGPSPVSGGECSPPLTAEQAGRPPSATLNQKDMPRNGFDPGCGPAHMNSSSRSSSPAKVTNEGKVHMAMKGPPPFSGVPFMGPPMGPPMGWPPPPPIRYGLPLQLGGPFGPQPIPPPFGPGIHPPIGFREYAPGVSPGKRDLPFDPRDFFPEPAPAPFRPLGSFGPREYFISGAPLPPPTHGPQDYGPPPAAKDLMPSGFKDEAPPTPDSQV, encoded by the exons atggaaaataagaaaactatagagaagcttaaagatgtcatttcagtgaatacttctgaactttcagag CTTCACATTGTCCTTAATGAAGCTAAgcttcgtgaagagaaggtgaagttggaatgctgtcagcttcagaaagaaaataccatgcttaagaagaagaaagagcag ttgcagcaggaagtgaaagactggagtacatcacacgctgagctcagtgaacaaatgaaatcatttgagaagtcacagaaagatttacaagtaacGCTTAGTCTtaaagatgatactattaat gctctAACTAATTACATCACACAGTTGAATCGGTtacaatgtgaatctgaatctgaggatcaaagtcgagatgagtcagatgaattaaccaatggagagttagcag gtgatcggaacgagaagatcaaagatcaaattaagcagatgatggatgtctctcgg acacaaactacaatatcagtagttgaagaggatctaaaacttttacaacttaagcaaAGCACCTTGATGTCCACAAtatgtaatctagaag accaaataaagaaattagaaagtgactgcaattcactacggtcttctaaagctgaagtggaagaggaatgcaaaactcttaggcagaaagtggagattttaaatgaactctaccagcaaaatgagatggcactccaaaa gaaactaagccacgaagaatatgagagactagaaaaagagcagcggctgtcagctgcagatgaaacggtggtttccgctgtacaggaagttaaaaattacaa gtGGAGAATtgaagaactggaagaagaaCTACAGAAAACCGAGCGCTcatttaaaaaccag attgctgtgcaggagaagaaagctcatgataattgg ctcaaagctcgttctgcagaaagagctatagctgaagagaaaagggaagctgctaatttgagacagaa actattggaaatgacccaaaagatggCAATGCAGCAAGATGAACCCATAattgtaaaacctatgctgggaagaccaaatttacaaaatcctcctctgagag gtccactgaaccataatggctcttttggtccatcGCCCGTGagtggtggagaatgttcccctccactgacGGCAGAGCAAGCTGGAagacctccttctgctactcttaatcaaaaagatatgcccagaaacggatttg acccaggatgtggtccagctcacatgaacagcagctccagaagttcttctccagctaaggtgacgaatgagggcaag gttcatatggctatgaaagggccccctcctttctcaggggtacccttcatgggCCCCCCCATGGGACCCCCAATGGgatggcctccaccacctcccattcggTATGGACTGCCACTTcagctcggtgggccttttgggcctcaGCCAATTCCTCCACCTtttg gtcctggtattcatccaccaataggcttcagagaatatgcaccaggtgtttCACCTGGAAAAcgggatttgccttttgaccctcgtgatttttttccagaacctgcaccagcaccatttagacctttaggctcatttggcccaagagagtacttcatttctggtgccccattaccacctccaactcatggtccccaagactatgggccaccacctgctgcaaaagacttaatgccttcaggctttaaagatgaagcTCCACCTACACCTGATTCTCAGGTGTGA